One window of the Clostridium sp. MB40-C1 genome contains the following:
- the fliP gene encoding flagellar type III secretion system pore protein FliP (The bacterial flagellar biogenesis protein FliP forms a type III secretion system (T3SS)-type pore required for flagellar assembly.): MRKNKTVLIILVSLFTILFLTKINAYAEPSTISVPKIDISVDKASTPKEYVGNIKLLIMLTVISLLPSFIVMMTSFTRIIVVFGFMKNALGTQQAPPSQVLVGLAIFLTIFIMAPTYSKINNDAVKPFLENKINQQQAVEKSSKPLRDFMLKQTRKKDLELFVEISKVDKTNLNEQNVPLYIVVPSFIISELKTAFKIGFLLFIPFLIIDIVVASVLMSMGMFMLPPVMISLPFKILLFVMVDGWYLLVKSLIMSYS; encoded by the coding sequence ATGAGGAAAAATAAAACTGTTTTAATAATATTGGTATCATTATTTACCATATTATTTTTAACTAAAATTAATGCTTATGCAGAACCAAGTACAATATCTGTTCCTAAAATAGACATTTCTGTAGATAAAGCATCAACACCTAAGGAATATGTAGGTAATATAAAGCTTCTAATTATGCTTACAGTTATATCACTATTACCTTCCTTTATAGTTATGATGACAAGTTTTACTAGAATAATTGTTGTATTTGGATTTATGAAAAATGCTCTTGGAACACAGCAAGCACCTCCTAGCCAAGTTTTGGTTGGACTTGCCATATTTTTAACTATTTTCATAATGGCACCCACATATAGTAAAATAAATAATGATGCGGTTAAACCATTTCTAGAAAATAAAATAAATCAGCAACAGGCTGTTGAAAAAAGTTCAAAGCCCTTAAGAGATTTTATGCTAAAACAAACAAGAAAAAAGGATTTAGAATTGTTTGTAGAAATATCAAAAGTAGACAAGACAAATTTAAATGAACAAAATGTTCCTTTATATATAGTAGTACCATCATTTATAATAAGTGAGCTGAAGACTGCTTTTAAAATTGGATTTTTATTATTTATTCCATTTTTAATAATTGATATTGTGGTAGCAAGTGTTCTTATGTCTATGGGTATGTTTATGCTTCCACCGGTTATGATTTCTTTGCCTTTTAAAATATTGTTATTTGTAATGGTGGATGGATGGTATCTTCTTGTTAAATCTTTAATTATGAGCTATTCGTGA
- a CDS encoding motility protein A — MKRQDVLTLVGLVVGFGLVLFGMLNGGTVGMFVDPSSIAITVGGSFGALLITYPISEFKRVGKVIVQSFKESSMSGLDIINKFSDVSKKARREGLLSLEGDIETIDDAFLKKGLQMVVDGLEPETIRDIMELEIEEMEKRHKVGSAVFRTWAGYAPAFGMLGTLIGLIQMLANLNDPAALGPGMSKALITTFYGSLLGSLILNPTAGNLEYKSGVEATLREMVVEGVLAIQSGVNPRIVEEKLVSYLNPEDKKKFLQIQASGEVGEDV; from the coding sequence ATGAAAAGACAGGATGTACTTACGCTGGTAGGTTTAGTAGTTGGATTTGGATTGGTTCTTTTTGGTATGTTAAATGGTGGAACAGTAGGCATGTTTGTTGACCCATCTTCTATAGCCATTACTGTTGGGGGATCTTTTGGAGCACTTTTGATTACATATCCAATATCAGAATTTAAGAGAGTAGGAAAGGTAATAGTTCAATCTTTTAAAGAAAGTAGCATGTCTGGATTAGATATAATAAATAAGTTTTCAGATGTGTCAAAGAAAGCTAGAAGAGAAGGGCTATTATCTCTTGAAGGAGATATAGAAACCATAGATGATGCTTTCTTAAAGAAAGGACTTCAGATGGTGGTTGATGGATTAGAGCCAGAAACCATAAGAGATATAATGGAACTTGAAATTGAGGAAATGGAAAAAAGACATAAAGTAGGTTCAGCAGTTTTTAGAACATGGGCTGGATATGCACCTGCTTTTGGTATGTTAGGTACTCTTATTGGACTTATACAAATGCTTGCAAATCTTAATGATCCAGCTGCTCTTGGTCCAGGAATGAGTAAAGCACTTATAACAACTTTTTATGGTTCTTTATTAGGAAGTTTAATTTTAAATCCTACAGCAGGTAACTTAGAATATAAGAGTGGGGTAGAAGCAACGCTTCGTGAAATGGTAGTAGAAGGCGTACTTGCCATCCAGTCAGGAGTAAATCCTAGAATAGTAGAAGAAAAGCTTGTGTCATATTTGAATCCAGAAGATAAGAAAAAATTCCTTCAAATTCAAGCAAGTGGTGAGGTGGGAGAAGATGTCTAG
- the fliO gene encoding flagellar biosynthetic protein FliO, whose product MGAKDTIGAFIQVIIFLPFIIFLIYLFSKYGGEKLQSLQNGRYMKILDRMPLSKDNSILITKIGEKGYLISSSQGRVEILRELDENEIKKIEEDKNLNTNTNLKEVITKFKFKKEDK is encoded by the coding sequence ATGGGAGCAAAGGATACTATAGGAGCTTTTATCCAAGTAATTATTTTTTTACCTTTTATAATATTTCTAATATACCTTTTTAGTAAGTATGGGGGAGAGAAACTTCAAAGTTTACAAAATGGAAGATATATGAAAATATTAGATAGAATGCCTTTATCTAAAGATAATTCTATATTAATTACTAAAATAGGAGAAAAAGGCTATTTAATATCTTCCAGCCAAGGTAGAGTGGAGATTTTAAGAGAGTTAGATGAAAATGAAATAAAGAAAATTGAGGAAGATAAAAATTTGAATACTAATACAAACTTGAAAGAAGTTATTACAAAATTCAAATTTAAAAAGGAAGATAAATAA
- a CDS encoding flagellar motor protein MotB translates to MSRRKKGQQEETKANEDWLATYADTITLLMTFFVLLYAFSMVDQNKFQQLAASMNSVLTGNNATSILEMNTSGDVPVTGSPVNMGPKQTGNTEKESMYNKIKAFVDSNKLKDTIEIRKDGRGVVMELKDNVLFDTAEADIKENSKPILDKINSLLATVPNEIIVEGHTDNIPIRNYKYASNWELSTQRAVNVLKYFVEAKGQNPKRFQAAGYGEYRPIAKNDNDTNRAKNRRVNILITAGEKEKK, encoded by the coding sequence ATGTCTAGAAGAAAGAAAGGTCAACAAGAGGAGACAAAAGCAAATGAAGATTGGTTGGCAACTTATGCTGATACTATAACATTGCTAATGACATTCTTTGTACTACTTTATGCTTTTTCAATGGTAGATCAAAACAAGTTTCAGCAACTGGCTGCTTCAATGAATTCTGTTTTAACGGGAAATAATGCTACATCAATATTGGAAATGAATACTTCAGGCGATGTTCCTGTTACAGGTTCACCAGTAAATATGGGACCAAAGCAAACGGGAAATACTGAAAAAGAAAGTATGTACAATAAAATTAAAGCCTTTGTAGATAGCAATAAATTAAAGGATACAATTGAAATACGTAAAGATGGCAGAGGGGTAGTAATGGAGCTTAAGGATAATGTTTTATTTGATACTGCAGAAGCTGATATTAAGGAAAACAGTAAGCCAATATTAGATAAAATTAATTCTCTTTTAGCTACAGTCCCAAATGAAATTATAGTAGAAGGGCATACAGATAATATTCCCATTAGAAACTATAAATATGCTAGTAACTGGGAACTATCTACTCAAAGAGCTGTTAATGTTTTAAAATATTTTGTGGAAGCGAAGGGGCAGAATCCTAAAAGATTTCAGGCAGCTGGTTATGGGGAATATCGCCCTATAGCAAAAAATGATAATGATACTAATAGAGCAAAAAATAGAAGAGTTAATATACTAATTACAGCAGGGGAAAAGGAGAAGAAATAA
- a CDS encoding flagellar FlbD family protein yields the protein MIKLTGLNHKEMFLNADHIEKMEEVPETLITLTNGKKYIVLESNEEVLNKVVEYKRKIFTLGL from the coding sequence ATGATAAAACTTACGGGATTAAACCATAAGGAAATGTTTTTAAATGCAGATCACATTGAAAAAATGGAAGAAGTACCTGAAACCCTAATAACTTTAACAAATGGGAAGAAATATATTGTACTTGAATCTAATGAGGAAGTTCTTAATAAAGTGGTGGAGTACAAAAGAAAAATTTTCACGCTAGGTTTATAG
- the fliL gene encoding flagellar basal body-associated protein FliL, which translates to MSEATNKETGKKGNILKIAIIILLAAVLVGGGTFGGYYVSTKLSSQKTKINVVKSEVVNKRTFALDEFLINLKSENAQRFIKAKIFVGYAGEKQDKKFEEELTDKKAILRDNINSILRNKKPEEFTDSGIQKMKEEIKQKINPFLKKGEITDVYFSDILVQ; encoded by the coding sequence ATGAGTGAAGCAACAAATAAAGAAACTGGAAAAAAAGGAAATATACTTAAAATTGCAATTATTATTTTACTTGCTGCAGTTCTTGTTGGAGGGGGAACTTTTGGTGGCTATTATGTTTCAACAAAATTAAGTTCTCAAAAAACTAAGATAAATGTTGTGAAAAGTGAGGTTGTTAACAAAAGAACTTTTGCTTTAGATGAATTTTTAATAAACTTAAAATCAGAGAATGCTCAAAGATTTATTAAAGCTAAAATATTTGTAGGCTATGCAGGTGAAAAACAAGATAAAAAGTTTGAAGAAGAATTAACAGATAAAAAAGCTATTCTAAGAGATAATATTAATTCAATATTAAGAAACAAGAAACCAGAAGAGTTTACAGATAGCGGAATTCAAAAGATGAAGGAAGAAATAAAGCAAAAAATCAATCCGTTTCTAAAAAAAGGCGAAATAACAGATGTTTATTTTTCAGATATATTAGTTCAATAG